Within the Arachis duranensis cultivar V14167 chromosome 10, aradu.V14167.gnm2.J7QH, whole genome shotgun sequence genome, the region TGGTTTTTTGTATAATAAAGAATTTATATAAAGTTGcattgtatataaaatatatatttggagtgtaaaaatcaaaatttattttctatatattagAAAGCATTAGTTATCCATATGTTATATATGCATTGTCTTTTAcacatatataatatgtaaGTATATatgttactatttttttttctgcagTGACATTATTTGTGCTATTATTAATAGTGCAATTTTGGCTATATATTTTGGCTCCGGATATAGTTATAAGGATTAAGTTATcttcattaattattttgttatataaaaaaaattgttgtgacttttttattatttgatttttttttgtaaatttaatttttgtattaaacaaaaaaattaataatgattAATAAAGATTCACAATATTatggaattattatatattgtgttttattgttttatttttttctgtgttatgtaagtattttatatttgttatacAAAGGAAttagtaataatttaaattattatacctaattattttataaaatttagttttaaaataaattagttgaacattaagtcaccaaaaaaaaattagttgaacATTATGCTACTAAAGTAGCTTCTTTTATGAAAActgatttattttaaaacattaggAATTGTTAGCTTAAAAGAAAGTCTATATTTAATCGAATTACATGCACATATTGATGATAATTATATGCTTGGGGTCACTAGCTAAACTTAAATCAATGTTCATTATTTATGCGTACAATAATcgatccaaaaaaaatttattatttaaccaAATAATAAACATTGAATCTTgcgtttattttttatttaattatttaaccaCTAATTAGCCCAAAGAAAAGATGATGTTTAGCCAATTGATCGAAAATATATGCGATAAGAATTAGATATAATTCTCAGATTTTTATGTGAACATTGAGTCGATCCAAAGATATATAGGCTTATTGTTTGACAGAattttgttgagaatattttataagtcgcactaaataaatttatgtgtACGTAATTTATGCCGGTATGAATCGGCACAAAAAAAGTTCTGTACTTAGCTAAATTACATGTACATTTGTGATAATAAACTTGTAATACTTATGTGATTCCATGTGAACAATAAATTTGTCCAAAGATATACTTATTATTTGATAGGATTTATTATCAATGTTTGTTTACAAATTTGTCCACAGATAATTTTACTGTATTAAAAATACcacttaattacaaattaatatttctttttaaagATTAAATATTAATGTTGTGTTGGATATTTGTGATAGATTTACCATCATATGAATTTCATCATATgaattttattcatatgatatataaattaGGTGAacatattgttttatttttaaagttaagTTTATCAAGGAATGTTTCTAGATTTTGTTATAAAGATTGAATAGGTCATTCTTTTGTGATTAACAAAATAGAGGAGAGGCTGAGTGGTTGGAAAGGAAAATTACTATCTAAAGCAGGTAAGTTTGTTTTAATTAAAGCTGTCCTAAATAATCTTCCAATGTACTATCTAAGCATTTTTAAGATGTCGGTAACTGTGGCAAAAAAAATTGTGTCTTTGCAATGTGGTTTCTTTTGGGAAAAGGCAGACAGGAGTAGGGGTATGCCTACTATAAAGTGGGATATCATTCAGAGACCCAAAAATCAAGGTGGTCTGGGTGTTAGCAATCTAGTGTTGAAGAACATGGCTTTCTTATTCAAGTGGTGGTGGAGGTTTGAAAAAGAGGAGTGTCCTCTTTGGAAACAAGTAATATGTTCTTGTAATAAAATTAACAGTTTGAATCTGATTGGTTTGGAGAGTTGTGGCGGTGGTGGTGTGTGGACAGATATTATGCAGATTGGTGGGAAAAATAAGGAGCTTTTGGGGGTGTTTAGAGAAGGTTTACAGTTGATAGTTGGAAATGGGAATAGGACTAGTTTCTAGCATAGTGGGTGGATAAATGATGGAGCCCTTAAGAATAGGTTTCCTAAGCTGTTTTCTGTCACTCTTGATAAAGATTGCCACATTAGTGATTGGGGTATTTGGGATGGGTTGTCTTGGGTGTGGCAGTTTCAATGGAGGTGTCAACTCTGACAGTGGGAGCAGGAGGAGGTGCAGGAGCTGTTGAACTTCCTGCCAAAGTTGGGTGCCTTTAGGGGAGGTGAGGATTCAGTAGCTTGGCGGTTTGAAAGTTCGGGATCCTTTTCTGTGAATTCCTTTCTGCAGGCTTATCTTAATCAACAAGGACAGGGTGTTGGAGTGCTGGATAGTAGCGGTTTTTCGAAGCTCTGGAAGGGGCCTACCCCGCCTCGTGTGAAGCTACTGTGTTGGTTTGTGATGCATGAAATACTTAACACTAGAGAAAGACTTTTAAGTTGTGGCGTTGTCCCTCAGCCAGAGTGTATGCTGTGTGGGAAGTTACCCGAGTCGGTTCACCACCTATTTTTTGGTTGTGAGCATGCGTGGAAGGTTTGGTCCTTTGTGTTGAAGGAATTCAATGTGATGTGGGGTTGGCCTGGGGAGTCTCTTAAATGCTTTGAATCTTGGTTTGGAAGGAATGTCCGTAATAATTATAAAGAGAGGTGGGTTCGGTATTTTTTTGCTGTCATTTGGAGCTTATGGAAAGGTAGAAATAAGATGATTTTTAACGAGGAGTTGTTCTCAGTGAAGTCAGCAATCAATGAAGTAGTAGTGTGTGTTAACTACTGGTCTCGACCTTTGGCACCTCTTGGTTGATGGATTGAGTGCCTACACCCTGGAGATCCCCTTGTGTTGGTGTTATTCCCTTTTTGTTGGCTTTCGTTTTGTTTGGATTTGGCTTGGCTTGCCTGCTTGTTGTATCTTTCTTGTTTtggtacttttttatttatgtttgttttgtttgaggGCTGCCACTTGTGTGG harbors:
- the LOC107470901 gene encoding uncharacterized protein LOC107470901 gives rise to the protein MSVTVAKKIVSLQCGFFWEKADRSRGMPTIKWDIIQRPKNQGGLGVSNLVLKNMAFLFKWWWSLNLIGLESCGGGGVWTDIMQIGGKNKELLGVFREGLQLIVGNGNRTISMEVSTLTVGAGGGAGAVELPAKAYLNQQGQGVGVLDSSGFSKLWKGPTPPRVKLLCWFVMHEILNTRERLLSCGVVPQPECMLCGKLPESVHHLFFGCEHAWKVWSFVLKEFNVMWGWPGESLKCFESWFGRNVRNNYKERWVRYFFAVIWSLWKGRNKMIFNEELFSVKSAINEVVVCVNYWSRPLAPLG